One genomic window of Aptenodytes patagonicus chromosome 3, bAptPat1.pri.cur, whole genome shotgun sequence includes the following:
- the MGME1 gene encoding mitochondrial genome maintenance exonuclease 1 yields MLLVRMKFLQLLSREPGKLEMLFRIPFCQKQFPYMCLATSACLYSKKKKVNSYEQVDQEKYKNLVYSVTSYKTSAQTPETIFEEDNLLYGPPNKHRPPVKAGTKTPKNWVPLINPNKRIPLLNGDSNLPIKIALQKTKMPSVTRILQQTISPQQAFYLERWKEKMILELGKDGFAEYTKNLFLQGELFHAALESIFLSEEMAAKEQREDVVISGYLSSVQHVLKDISEVKALESAVQHETLQYLGLVDCVAKYRGQLCVIDWKTSEKPKPSLKNTFDNPLQVAAYIGAINHDANYDFQVSCGLIVVAYKNGSPAHPHFMDPGLCSQYWNKWLLRLEEYMDRN; encoded by the exons ATGCTTCTTGTCAGAATGAAATTCCTACAGCTACTGTCCAGGGAACCGGGGAAACTGGAAATGCTTTTTCGAATACCTTTTTGCCAAAAGCAATTCCCATATATGTGTCTGGCTACCTCCGCGTGTCTTTatagtaagaagaaaaaagtgaacagTTATGAACAAGTTGACCAAGAAAAATACAAGAACTTGGTCTACTCTGTTACATCTTACAAAACCAGTGCCCAAACACCAGAGACAATATTTGAAGAAGACAATTTGTTATATGGGCCACCGAATAAACACAGACCTCCAGTTAAAGCTGGAACAAAAACTCCCAAGAACTGGGTTCCTTTAATAAACCCCAACAAGAGAATTCCCCTCCTCAATGGTGATTCAAACCTCCCCATCAAAATCGCTTTACAAAAAACGAAAATGCCCAGCGTTACCCGTATTCTTCAACAGACTATTTCTCCACAGCAAGCCTTTTATCTAGAAAGATGGAAGGAGAAAATGATACTGGAACTTGGAAAAGATGGTTTTGCAGAGTATACTAAAA aTCTTTTCCTCCAAGGAGAGCTCTTTCATGCAGCTTTGGAATCTATATTCCTGTCTGAAGAGATGGCAGCTAAGGAGCAGAGAGAAGATGTTGTTATTTCCGGCTACTTATCAAGTGTGCAACATGTCTTAAAAGATATCAGTGAAGTGAAAGCTCTGGAAAGTGCAGTTCAGCATGAGACTCTTCAGTATCTGGGCCTGGTAGACTGCGTGGCTAAGTATCG AGGCCAGTTGTGTGTgattgactggaaaacttcaGAGAAACCAAAGCCGTCCCTGAAGAATACTTTTGACAACCCATTACAGGTTGCAGCATATATTGGAGCCATAAATCATGATGCCAATTATGACTTCCAG GTTAGCTGTGGACTCATTGTGGTTGCCTATAAGAATGGCTCCCCTGCGCATCCGCATTTCATGGATCCCGGTCTGTGCTCACAGTACTGGAATAAGTGGCTTTTGCGCCTTGAAGAGTACATGGACAGAAACTGA
- the OVOL2 gene encoding transcription factor Ovo-like 2, which yields MPRAFLVKRRSPQPAVRSWDGLPDEERADTYIPGGIGCVLLGYEDSCSLESSGSSGTRDAEPSDPPTPQPAPGDLGTAGGMLLDLAVKRPVVRSKIKFTTGTCNDATVHSCELCGKGFRLQRMLNRHIKCHSQVKRHLCTFCGKGFNDTFDLKRHVRTHTGIRPYKCEVCNKAFTQRCSLESHLKKIHGVQQQYAYKQRRDKLYVCEDCGYTGPTQEDLYLHVSNVHPGSAFLKKTSKKLAAVLQNKLSPVLQRNSKDDDKDE from the exons ATGCCCAGAGCCTTCCTGGTGAAGCGCCGGAGCCCGCAGCCGGCGGTGCGCAGCTGGGATGGGCTGCCCGACGAGGAGAGAGCCGACACCTACATCCCAG gCGGGATCGGCTGCGTGCTGCTGGGCTACGAGGACAGCTGCAGCCTGGAGAGCAGCGGGAGCAGCGGGACCCGGGACGCGGAGCCCAGCGACCCCCCGACGCCCCAGCCCGCCCCCGGCGACCTGGGCACGGCCGGGGGGATGCTGCTGGACCTGGCCGTCAAGCGCCCCGTGGTCAGGTCGAAAATCAAG TTCACCACCGGCACCTGTAACGATGCTACGGTGCATAGCTGCGAGCTGTGTGGCAAAGGCTTTCGCTTGCAGCGGATGCTCAACCGTCACATCAAGTGTCACAGCCAGGTGAAGAGACACTTGTGCACCTTCTGTGGAAAAGGCTTCAACGACACCTTTGATCTGAAAAGACACGTCCGGACCCATACCG GAATTCGTCCTTACAAATGTGAGGTTTGCAACAAAGCCTTCACCCAGCGCTGTTCCCTGGAGTCCCACCTTAAGAAGATTCACGGCGTGCAGCAGCAATACGCCTACAAACAGAGGCGAGATAAACTTTACGTGTGCGAAGACTGCGGCTACACGGGCCCCACGCAGGAGGACCTGTACCTGCACGTTAGTAATGTTCACCCCGGAAGcgctttcctgaaaaaaacctcaaaaaaactTGCAGCAGTTTTGCAAAACAAACTGAGCCCTGTCCTGCAGAGGAACTCcaaagatgatgacaaagatgaGTAA